A section of the Bacteroidales bacterium genome encodes:
- a CDS encoding SDR family oxidoreductase, translating into MTAFDLTGKNILITGASSGLGRQCAITASQSGATVFITGRNKERLLETYNQLAGTGHQWLPADLTVEKDIASLVERLPLLNGVVFSTGISDLSPARFIKPEDISKTFDISFNASVLLTSQLLAKKKLEKNACSLVFISTISTRYPFVGGAMYISAKAALESYARVLALELAPKGIRSNSISPAFVRTPMLDDTAEKYSNEAVRKIEEQQLLGLGEPEDVANVVVFFLSDASRWITASNLIVGGG; encoded by the coding sequence ATGACCGCCTTCGATCTCACCGGGAAAAACATCCTCATAACCGGGGCATCATCAGGACTGGGAAGACAGTGTGCCATCACTGCCAGCCAGTCCGGGGCCACTGTTTTTATCACTGGTCGCAACAAGGAAAGATTGCTTGAAACCTACAATCAGTTAGCAGGTACAGGACATCAATGGCTGCCGGCAGATCTCACAGTAGAAAAGGACATCGCCAGTCTTGTCGAACGACTTCCTCTACTGAACGGGGTTGTTTTCAGTACCGGCATATCTGATCTTTCTCCTGCAAGGTTTATTAAACCGGAGGATATTTCGAAGACTTTCGATATCAGTTTCAATGCTTCTGTCCTGCTTACCAGTCAATTGCTGGCAAAGAAAAAACTGGAGAAAAATGCGTGCTCCCTCGTATTTATTTCAACTATCTCTACACGCTATCCTTTTGTCGGCGGTGCGATGTATATCAGCGCCAAAGCTGCGCTGGAATCCTATGCACGTGTCCTGGCACTGGAATTAGCACCAAAAGGCATTCGCTCAAACAGCATCTCCCCTGCTTTCGTCAGGACACCGATGCTGGATGATACCGCCGAAAAATATTCCAACGAAGCGGTCAGAAAAATCGAGGAGCAGCAATTGCTGGGCCTTGGAGAACCGGAAGACGTAGCTAATGTGGTTGTGTTCTTTTTGTCGGATGCATCACGATGGATCACTGCCTCGAATCTGATTGTGGGAGGCGGTTAA
- a CDS encoding GNAT family N-acetyltransferase has protein sequence MKLIKYGIILNRLREEDIELVRQWRNSPQINQFMEYRGNITPEMQRDWFRSVDNLDNFYFIIEYQGKKIGLINSSHVEWDTVSSEGGIFLWDEQYYETFVPVWASLCLLETTYFVLGAGRSVIKTLRDNERAKKLNTHLGYELMEGQEEVYNQSYLLTAESFKRHAHKLIKAASLLAGQGTAGHSLFFDREDIRSGLADFIYGKIKQEMILEYNETKEGRHYIFKSITV, from the coding sequence ATGAAATTAATCAAATACGGAATTATCCTTAACAGGCTTAGGGAAGAGGACATTGAACTTGTCCGCCAATGGCGCAATTCCCCTCAGATAAACCAGTTCATGGAATACCGGGGAAATATCACCCCGGAAATGCAGCGGGATTGGTTCAGGTCGGTAGATAATTTGGACAATTTCTATTTTATCATTGAATACCAGGGCAAAAAGATCGGGCTGATCAATTCGAGCCATGTAGAATGGGACACGGTAAGCTCTGAAGGAGGTATTTTCCTTTGGGATGAACAGTATTACGAAACGTTTGTTCCGGTCTGGGCTTCCCTGTGTTTGCTGGAAACAACCTATTTTGTCCTGGGTGCAGGCAGATCTGTTATCAAAACACTCCGGGACAATGAGCGGGCAAAAAAACTGAATACACACCTGGGTTATGAACTGATGGAAGGGCAGGAAGAGGTTTATAACCAGAGCTATCTTCTTACGGCAGAAAGTTTTAAACGGCACGCGCACAAACTTATCAAAGCAGCATCACTCCTGGCAGGACAGGGTACTGCCGGACATTCTCTTTTCTTTGACCGGGAAGATATAAGATCAGGACTGGCAGATTTTATTTATGGAAAGATTAAGCAGGAAATGATCCTTGAATATAATGAAACAAAAGAGGGCCGGCATTATATTTTTAAATCTATAACGGTTTGA